The proteins below are encoded in one region of uncultured Eubacteriales bacterium:
- a CDS encoding hypothetical protein (Evidence 5 : No homology to any previously reported sequences) — MISFTIPYPSGKKAKSAFCNRYGLNAYYAGKHWAARKTDANVLHTLTIAALNRAKIPKKIINEPIVVTFYWDDGLDVDNHAVIGKAVVDALKGNLIADDNRKHFRRVTHDCWDGGSILVEIKPISECRINGRLDPTGDGSSAHP, encoded by the coding sequence TTGATTTCTTTTACTATCCCATATCCAAGCGGAAAGAAAGCCAAGTCGGCTTTTTGCAATAGGTATGGCCTAAACGCCTATTATGCAGGAAAACACTGGGCCGCTCGTAAAACAGACGCCAATGTACTACATACGCTGACCATTGCGGCCCTGAATCGGGCCAAAATCCCCAAGAAAATTATCAATGAGCCGATAGTAGTAACGTTTTACTGGGATGACGGCCTGGATGTTGACAACCACGCAGTGATCGGGAAAGCCGTCGTAGATGCCTTGAAAGGAAATCTGATTGCTGACGATAACCGCAAGCACTTCAGGCGGGTAACCCATGACTGCTGGGATGGAGGATCAATCTTGGTCGAGATAAAGCCGATCAGCGAGTGCCGAATCAACGGGAGGCTTGACCCCACAGGAGACGGATCATCGGCACACCCATAG
- a CDS encoding hypothetical protein (Evidence 5 : No homology to any previously reported sequences) yields MTSVDIENLFEYLKIHHEHNPKVHNRLLMKAWLELLEPYAPADVKAALIATMRESRHFPDCQDVAVKCAQTAATQSAPQTPAQPSRASIEEFHATYRRLKEEGKI; encoded by the coding sequence ATGACTTCTGTTGATATAGAAAACCTATTTGAGTACTTAAAAATCCATCACGAACACAATCCGAAGGTACATAATCGACTCCTCATGAAAGCATGGCTAGAGCTATTAGAGCCATATGCTCCCGCAGATGTTAAGGCGGCACTCATAGCAACGATGCGGGAAAGCCGCCACTTCCCAGACTGCCAAGACGTAGCAGTCAAATGCGCACAAACGGCAGCTACACAGTCTGCACCACAAACGCCAGCGCAGCCAAGCCGTGCGTCAATAGAAGAATTTCATGCCACCTACCGGCGGCTCAAGGAGGAAGGAAAGATTTGA
- a CDS encoding conserved hypothetical protein (Evidence 4 : Homologs of previously reported genes of unknown function): MQTQFKDGSVMVCGGCSRDAKLEYVGDAKKRICKVGIAVGKNEDTTTKWANVVAWHDTAAVLSKAKKGDSVFVIGKLNTREYNGKPYTDLVADFVSVCSPSAAATSPPPGGFQPAGDGIGVDAGDFGADDGELPF; the protein is encoded by the coding sequence ATGCAAACGCAGTTCAAAGACGGTTCCGTTATGGTTTGCGGTGGATGCTCAAGGGATGCCAAATTAGAATACGTTGGAGACGCGAAAAAACGTATTTGTAAGGTAGGTATAGCCGTAGGTAAAAACGAAGATACCACAACAAAGTGGGCCAATGTAGTCGCGTGGCACGACACCGCTGCCGTGCTCTCGAAAGCAAAAAAGGGTGACTCCGTTTTCGTCATCGGCAAACTCAACACCCGTGAGTACAACGGGAAGCCATATACCGATCTTGTGGCCGACTTTGTAAGCGTGTGCTCCCCTTCCGCTGCGGCTACCAGTCCGCCACCCGGTGGATTTCAACCCGCAGGCGATGGGATAGGTGTTGATGCCGGGGACTTCGGAGCAGATGACGGGGAACTACCATTTTAA
- a CDS encoding conserved hypothetical protein (Evidence 4 : Homologs of previously reported genes of unknown function) — MSTELTLYDAAPLPTVREVRGNYIMNICGQEQALKRDVHFGVIPGTKKPSLYKAGAEKIVWMYGVTTSYILETATEDVEKGYFFYRFRCDLIKNGLLITSGYGSANSREKGCGTASGFDVANSVLKKAKKRAMVDGALLVGQLSDLFSQDMENEDFMKTSNELTQKHGPDDPITTQQARRIFAVGRTAGLSSDEVRDVITASGYDSTKKIPQKDYDAVCSAIESAGKKE, encoded by the coding sequence ATGAGCACTGAACTAACTCTCTACGATGCCGCCCCACTCCCCACTGTGCGGGAGGTACGCGGAAATTACATAATGAACATCTGCGGCCAAGAACAGGCCCTGAAACGTGACGTGCATTTCGGCGTTATTCCTGGAACAAAAAAGCCATCGCTTTATAAGGCAGGCGCGGAGAAAATTGTCTGGATGTATGGCGTCACCACAAGCTACATATTGGAGACCGCCACCGAGGACGTTGAGAAGGGCTATTTCTTCTACCGTTTCCGCTGCGATCTCATTAAAAACGGACTCCTCATTACCTCAGGCTACGGATCCGCCAACAGTCGAGAAAAGGGGTGCGGAACTGCCTCTGGCTTTGACGTAGCAAACTCTGTCCTCAAAAAGGCAAAGAAACGCGCGATGGTGGATGGAGCCCTCCTCGTCGGCCAACTCTCTGATCTGTTCAGTCAGGATATGGAGAACGAGGATTTTATGAAGACCTCCAACGAACTCACACAAAAACATGGGCCAGATGACCCGATCACCACTCAACAAGCCAGACGCATTTTCGCAGTGGGGCGCACCGCTGGGCTCTCCTCAGATGAGGTGCGGGATGTCATTACCGCTTCTGGATATGACAGCACTAAGAAGATACCACAAAAAGACTATGACGCGGTTTGCTCCGCCATTGAGTCCGCCGGGAAGAAGGAATAG
- a CDS encoding conserved hypothetical protein (Evidence 4 : Homologs of previously reported genes of unknown function), with protein sequence MGGLTFLEETHQYFMDGVELPSVTRITRFLSYDIAEFAKPWLRDEAAVRGTAIHAASEAMDYGLELDAIPAQYLPYLDAYAAFLRDYCIRGWEGIEVQMGSAVLGFAGTADRIGQINRRTAIVDIKSSYALHIPSLTAQLTGYGMMWEEEHPGPVPDLYGLHLRGNGTYTLRAVPYAPSLFNPCLTLHQALLPKKGAHK encoded by the coding sequence ATGGGCGGTCTCACATTCCTGGAAGAGACCCACCAATACTTCATGGATGGCGTAGAGCTGCCCTCTGTCACTCGAATCACCCGGTTTCTTTCCTATGACATAGCGGAGTTCGCAAAGCCATGGCTGCGCGATGAGGCCGCAGTACGCGGAACCGCCATCCACGCGGCAAGCGAGGCGATGGATTATGGCCTGGAGTTAGACGCAATTCCCGCCCAATATCTCCCCTACTTGGACGCTTACGCCGCATTTCTCCGTGACTATTGCATCCGCGGATGGGAAGGTATTGAGGTGCAGATGGGCAGTGCCGTCCTCGGATTTGCAGGAACGGCGGACCGTATCGGACAGATCAACCGCCGTACCGCCATCGTGGACATCAAATCTAGTTATGCGCTCCATATCCCATCACTTACAGCACAGCTTACGGGCTACGGTATGATGTGGGAGGAGGAGCACCCAGGTCCCGTACCTGATCTATACGGGCTCCACCTACGCGGAAACGGAACCTATACCCTACGCGCCGTCCCTTATGCCCCTTCCCTGTTTAATCCCTGTCTCACCCTCCATCAAGCCCTCTTACCAAAGAAAGGAGCGCACAAATGA
- a CDS encoding hypothetical protein (Evidence 5 : No homology to any previously reported sequences), producing MNTMFDSMDDQDKYPAAYDANGDEIWPGEETINYEGKEIVWETFRDEINSLIQTKAGALDLARALDLDVMGYE from the coding sequence ATGAATACCATGTTCGACTCCATGGACGACCAAGATAAATATCCCGCCGCCTATGATGCAAACGGAGACGAAATATGGCCTGGTGAAGAGACCATCAACTACGAGGGCAAGGAAATCGTGTGGGAGACCTTTCGGGATGAAATCAACTCCCTCATTCAGACTAAGGCGGGTGCGCTCGACTTGGCCCGCGCCCTCGACCTGGATGTAATGGGGTACGAGTGA
- a CDS encoding hypothetical protein (Evidence 5 : No homology to any previously reported sequences), whose translation MNNLKTVRGTTPLREMVKRIDRRSVDIPLLSKMENGVCLPTVDTMPAIERAYGLTRSDLYPAAELDFGVSAPAAGTEDKPTKPRRDYHRLKCKRTFRIPPSLAAILNPEVLNTCGYGTAQDWFYACIRRLEAQNAAILSHRKER comes from the coding sequence ATGAACAACTTAAAAACCGTCCGTGGGACAACCCCTCTGCGGGAGATGGTCAAGCGGATTGACCGTCGGAGCGTTGATATCCCGCTCCTCTCCAAGATGGAGAACGGGGTATGCCTCCCTACAGTTGATACCATGCCAGCCATAGAACGGGCATATGGGCTCACACGCTCCGACCTCTACCCTGCTGCTGAGTTGGACTTTGGTGTCTCCGCGCCCGCCGCAGGCACGGAGGACAAGCCCACCAAGCCACGCAGAGACTACCACCGGCTCAAATGCAAACGCACATTCCGCATACCGCCGTCCCTTGCGGCAATCTTAAATCCTGAGGTTCTAAACACTTGCGGCTATGGCACAGCTCAGGATTGGTTTTATGCCTGCATCCGCCGTTTGGAGGCGCAAAACGCCGCCATCCTATCCCACCGAAAGGAGCGATGA
- a CDS encoding hypothetical protein (Evidence 5 : No homology to any previously reported sequences), translated as MTKDQKIEMFSLRLEGKTFEEIATRFGCIRQYVHQVISGKDKKVAIKVDQIIFPGIRNWMVENHTRIAALARVAGLSPSCLYTSLTAKSNGGMNMETCRRLLSVTGLTFEEAFGTCDP; from the coding sequence TTGACTAAGGATCAGAAAATAGAAATGTTTTCCCTTCGGCTTGAAGGAAAAACTTTTGAAGAAATTGCCACAAGGTTTGGCTGCATAAGGCAATACGTACATCAAGTTATAAGCGGAAAAGATAAAAAGGTCGCAATTAAGGTCGATCAAATCATTTTCCCTGGAATACGAAATTGGATGGTGGAAAATCACACACGTATCGCTGCGCTGGCGAGGGTTGCAGGATTGTCCCCGAGCTGTCTGTATACATCGCTTACTGCCAAATCAAACGGTGGCATGAACATGGAAACCTGCCGTCGGCTACTAAGCGTTACCGGGCTCACGTTTGAAGAGGCGTTTGGAACCTGTGACCCATAG
- a CDS encoding DNA binding domain protein, excisionase family (fragment), which produces MERCFTCEEVAERYGVKLTTVWDWVRKKKLPAIKTGKNYAIRPEDIEVFEQSRLTITDEPSIT; this is translated from the coding sequence ATGGAGCGTTGTTTCACCTGTGAAGAGGTTGCTGAGCGCTACGGCGTCAAACTCACCACGGTATGGGATTGGGTCCGCAAGAAGAAACTTCCTGCTATCAAAACGGGTAAGAATTATGCGATCCGGCCAGAGGACATTGAAGTCTTCGAGCAGTCCCGCCTTACCATTACTGACGAACCATCTATTACATAA
- a CDS encoding hypothetical protein (Evidence 5 : No homology to any previously reported sequences): MYEVTKNMYEIFAKLLDERGITAYQVHKAVGVSQSVLSAWKNGVNTPRNPTLKKIADYFGVSVAYLKGEANDKKPTPVSEGGLNDPIIAQIMDIVRQLPPETQLRSLEYYESLLALQKSAQAPNTQDSGEK, translated from the coding sequence TTGTATGAGGTGACAAAAAATATGTATGAGATTTTTGCAAAATTGCTAGACGAACGTGGAATTACGGCGTACCAGGTCCATAAAGCGGTCGGAGTATCACAGAGCGTATTAAGCGCATGGAAAAATGGCGTAAACACGCCACGCAATCCCACATTGAAAAAAATTGCAGATTATTTTGGAGTATCCGTAGCTTACCTAAAGGGTGAGGCAAACGATAAAAAGCCCACCCCCGTTTCCGAGGGTGGGCTTAATGATCCAATCATTGCGCAAATTATGGATATTGTTCGCCAGTTACCGCCTGAGACTCAATTGCGGAGCCTAGAATACTATGAGTCATTGCTTGCCTTGCAAAAATCAGCGCAAGCCCCAAATACTCAGGATTCAGGTGAGAAATGA
- a CDS encoding hypothetical protein (Evidence 5 : No homology to any previously reported sequences) — protein MEENITSGMQEDFGVKLLRRQNKDRTSLERSTSAMSDDIEGQILEIISHLNPEYLGLALIFARQAMTHSILGSAIESQAVTGEQYP, from the coding sequence ATGGAAGAAAATATTACCAGTGGTATGCAGGAAGATTTTGGAGTAAAATTACTTAGACGTCAAAATAAAGATCGTACGAGCTTGGAAAGGAGTACATCTGCCATGTCTGATGACATAGAGGGCCAAATACTTGAGATCATTTCTCACCTGAATCCTGAGTATTTGGGGCTTGCGCTGATTTTTGCAAGGCAAGCAATGACTCATAGTATTCTAGGCTCCGCAATTGAGTCTCAGGCGGTAACTGGCGAACAATATCCATAA
- a CDS encoding hypothetical protein (Evidence 5 : No homology to any previously reported sequences) yields the protein MSLVSKTRIEHMFSFCKMAYLTKNESIFLFSTFLIGVNREYYGTAYMIYPLNSHWNITVNRLLMLCDHAADRRQKIKGVCTYEEGADKRIYLWDVSYGSGDGIDWGSSSDGGAENSEPSVHGY from the coding sequence GTGTCCCTTGTCAGTAAAACCAGAATAGAACATATGTTCAGCTTTTGCAAGATGGCATATTTAACAAAAAATGAGTCTATTTTTCTATTTTCGACATTCTTAATCGGGGTTAATAGGGAGTATTATGGTACAGCTTATATGATATACCCATTAAACAGCCATTGGAATATAACAGTAAATCGGCTCTTAATGTTATGCGACCACGCCGCCGATAGGAGGCAAAAAATAAAAGGAGTGTGTACCTATGAAGAAGGAGCGGACAAAAGGATTTATCTCTGGGATGTTAGTTATGGCTCTGGTGATGGGATTGATTGGGGCAGCAGCAGCGACGGCGGGGCAGAGAACAGCGAACCTTCAGTACATGGATATTAA
- a CDS encoding exported hypothetical protein (Evidence 5 : No homology to any previously reported sequences), with protein MKKERTKGFISGMLVMALVMGLIGAAAATAGQRTANLQYMDIKITMDGQAITPTDANGNSVEPFAIDGTIYLPVRAVGNAMGMAVNWDGTTSTAQFSKKIGFSEPQATYCNIMADYKELGDIAKDLKMLERNIFIIATYTAEGTAKTSDLKSSCESNAKQLGYRTDELDSVAIDINAQKNKGTYDAEVNDAVKGLSSLRECVTKLEAANNAILEMLSNRDVLSTKYQSAFQTFLANSKESIEIADSVIKTSDSWVGALNYKIRSIT; from the coding sequence ATGAAGAAGGAGCGGACAAAAGGATTTATCTCTGGGATGTTAGTTATGGCTCTGGTGATGGGATTGATTGGGGCAGCAGCAGCGACGGCGGGGCAGAGAACAGCGAACCTTCAGTACATGGATATTAAGATAACAATGGATGGGCAGGCGATTACGCCCACCGACGCAAACGGAAATTCCGTTGAACCTTTTGCAATCGATGGCACTATCTATCTGCCGGTAAGGGCGGTAGGAAACGCCATGGGAATGGCTGTGAATTGGGATGGCACAACAAGCACAGCACAGTTTTCTAAGAAAATAGGCTTTAGTGAACCGCAAGCAACATATTGCAATATAATGGCCGACTACAAAGAGCTTGGAGACATTGCAAAGGACCTAAAGATGTTAGAGAGGAATATTTTCATCATAGCCACTTATACGGCAGAAGGGACAGCAAAAACCAGCGACTTAAAGAGTTCTTGCGAAAGCAACGCCAAGCAGCTCGGATATCGCACAGATGAGTTGGATAGCGTGGCAATTGATATTAATGCACAGAAAAACAAGGGGACTTATGATGCGGAAGTTAATGACGCTGTAAAAGGACTCAGCTCACTGAGGGAGTGTGTCACAAAGTTAGAAGCAGCGAACAATGCCATTTTAGAAATGCTTTCTAATAGGGATGTGCTAAGTACGAAATACCAGAGCGCATTTCAAACATTCTTGGCCAACTCGAAAGAGTCCATTGAAATTGCAGATAGCGTAATCAAAACATCCGATAGTTGGGTAGGCGCTCTAAACTACAAGATTAGAAGCATAACTTAA
- a CDS encoding putative Integrase family protein (Evidence 3 : Function proposed based on presence of conserved amino acid motif, structural feature or limited homology) has translation MPRKPKYYVRPDGLHEAIRTISGKRVAFRGKTDADVERKMIEHRERLTKGRPFREVADEWKGIHFPTLAPNTLKGYKPALERAVKEFGETSVREIRAPDVKRFINEFARGGRALKTVSNQLLVLSLALGYAVSEGEIDYNPCVSISPPKGLQKGHRDAGSPDDEERVKKSAGVWLFPYLILYTGLRKGEALALTYDDIDRDNKEIRVTKSVYHIGDKPYIKKPKTEAGVRTVPIFDPLWRELPVGKGSKYIFSDDGGTTPISNRRYQTLWGRYVRETGITCTAHQLRHSFATMLFELDVDPKIAQELLGHSTEAMTREIYTHLRQQKLDAATKNINKRLAKKEHGSTQKRHKKA, from the coding sequence ATGCCGAGGAAACCGAAATACTATGTCAGGCCGGATGGGCTGCATGAGGCCATTAGGACTATCAGCGGCAAGCGGGTGGCGTTTCGAGGGAAGACGGATGCCGACGTTGAGCGGAAGATGATTGAACACCGAGAGCGGCTTACCAAAGGCAGACCATTCCGCGAGGTGGCTGACGAGTGGAAGGGGATTCACTTTCCCACATTAGCCCCCAATACACTGAAGGGGTACAAGCCGGCACTGGAGCGGGCCGTGAAGGAATTTGGCGAAACGTCTGTGCGGGAGATCAGGGCCCCGGACGTGAAACGGTTCATCAATGAATTTGCCAGAGGCGGGCGGGCATTAAAGACGGTAAGCAATCAGCTCCTGGTTCTCTCTCTTGCCCTTGGGTACGCCGTGAGCGAAGGGGAGATAGATTATAACCCCTGCGTCTCAATCTCACCGCCTAAGGGCTTGCAAAAGGGCCACAGGGACGCAGGAAGCCCGGATGATGAGGAGCGCGTGAAAAAATCGGCTGGAGTTTGGCTTTTCCCCTACCTGATTTTGTATACGGGACTGCGAAAAGGGGAGGCCCTGGCTCTGACCTATGATGACATTGATAGGGACAACAAAGAGATCAGGGTAACAAAGAGCGTATACCACATAGGGGACAAGCCATATATCAAGAAACCAAAAACAGAGGCCGGTGTTAGGACGGTTCCCATCTTCGACCCTCTTTGGCGTGAGTTGCCAGTAGGGAAGGGGAGCAAGTATATTTTCTCCGATGACGGCGGGACAACGCCAATATCGAACCGGCGGTATCAAACGCTTTGGGGCCGGTACGTGCGGGAAACCGGGATAACCTGTACAGCGCATCAGCTTAGACACTCGTTTGCTACAATGCTATTTGAGCTTGATGTTGACCCGAAGATCGCACAAGAGCTTTTGGGGCATTCCACCGAGGCCATGACAAGAGAAATCTACACGCATTTACGCCAGCAAAAACTAGACGCTGCTACAAAGAATATCAATAAACGGCTTGCGAAAAAAGAGCATGGAAGTACACAGAAACGACACAAGAAAGCCTGA
- a CDS encoding putative site-specific recombinase (Evidence 3 : Function proposed based on presence of conserved amino acid motif, structural feature or limited homology) — translation MARRAVQGTGTIRKKTVLRAGKEYSYWEARYTAGTDPGTGKQLQRSITGKTQKEVAQKLKAATASIDAGTYTAPNKLSLGEWLDIWAKDYLGGVKPFTVVSYKGQIKNHIKPALGAVRLEALNAHTIQSFYNGLSEPKEDKTGLSPKSVKNVHGVLHKALQQAVAVGYLRFNPTDACTLPRAQRKELKPLDEEQSKAFLAAIKGHRLEYLFTTTLFTGMREGEALGLLWSCVDLKTGTILIKQQLQREKKKNGLYIFAPLKNDKTRTITPAPWVIQLLRAHRTRQTEQRLKAGDLWEDSGLVFTDELGHHLAIHTVYKEFKKVVASIGSPDTRFHDLRHSYAVAAIRSGDDIKTVQGNLGHATAAFTLDVYGHVTDQMKKESAARMDSYIKDVLNL, via the coding sequence ATGGCAAGACGAGCAGTTCAAGGCACCGGCACCATCAGAAAGAAAACCGTCCTTCGCGCCGGTAAAGAGTACAGCTATTGGGAGGCCCGCTATACCGCAGGAACCGACCCAGGCACCGGAAAGCAATTACAGCGGTCTATCACCGGGAAAACCCAAAAGGAAGTAGCTCAAAAGCTAAAGGCGGCTACGGCCTCCATCGATGCAGGAACCTATACTGCCCCCAACAAGCTCTCCCTGGGAGAGTGGCTGGATATCTGGGCAAAAGACTATTTGGGCGGCGTGAAGCCCTTTACCGTCGTCTCCTATAAGGGCCAAATCAAAAACCATATCAAGCCCGCTTTGGGCGCGGTTAGATTAGAGGCACTAAACGCCCATACCATCCAGAGCTTCTACAACGGCCTCAGCGAGCCGAAGGAGGACAAGACGGGTTTATCCCCTAAGAGTGTGAAGAATGTTCACGGCGTCCTCCACAAGGCCCTACAGCAAGCCGTGGCAGTGGGCTATCTCCGATTCAATCCCACTGATGCCTGTACCCTCCCCCGCGCCCAACGCAAAGAGCTAAAGCCCCTTGATGAGGAACAGAGCAAAGCTTTCCTTGCCGCCATAAAGGGCCACCGGCTAGAGTATCTGTTTACCACTACCCTTTTTACCGGCATGAGAGAGGGAGAAGCCCTCGGCTTGCTGTGGAGCTGTGTAGACCTCAAAACGGGGACTATCCTAATTAAGCAACAGCTCCAGCGAGAGAAGAAAAAGAATGGCCTCTATATATTCGCGCCATTAAAGAATGATAAAACCCGGACGATCACTCCCGCTCCTTGGGTCATACAGCTCCTTCGTGCTCACCGTACCAGACAAACCGAGCAGAGACTAAAGGCCGGGGACCTGTGGGAGGACAGCGGTCTTGTATTTACAGATGAGCTCGGCCACCATCTTGCCATCCACACGGTATATAAAGAGTTTAAAAAAGTTGTCGCCTCTATCGGTTCTCCGGATACCCGCTTTCACGATCTGCGCCACTCGTATGCTGTGGCCGCTATTCGCTCTGGCGATGACATCAAGACCGTACAGGGGAATCTCGGCCATGCCACTGCCGCCTTTACCCTAGATGTATATGGGCATGTCACAGACCAGATGAAGAAAGAAAGTGCCGCCCGGATGGATAGCTATATTAAAGACGTTTTGAACCTGTAA
- a CDS encoding hypothetical protein (Evidence 5 : No homology to any previously reported sequences) — MLEHTANTILSDGPYKGMTLYEAGIAKIDAKLVLAEEHYINCSNFLFDSDTELMLEYRRLAGVAKNAYQVFGNNPSSPAISNLTGAATQNYFDCMMAGMKANVAFWDTYQYEFQ, encoded by the coding sequence ATGCTGGAACACACAGCAAATACGATATTATCCGATGGCCCATACAAAGGCATGACACTCTATGAAGCCGGTATTGCCAAAATCGACGCTAAGCTTGTGCTTGCCGAAGAGCACTATATAAACTGTTCGAATTTCTTATTTGACAGCGACACTGAACTGATGTTGGAGTACCGTCGCCTAGCGGGCGTTGCAAAAAACGCGTATCAAGTATTTGGAAACAATCCCTCCAGCCCCGCAATAAGCAATCTCACGGGTGCGGCAACACAAAACTACTTTGACTGTATGATGGCCGGAATGAAAGCAAACGTTGCTTTCTGGGATACTTATCAATACGAATTTCAGTAA
- a CDS encoding conserved exported hypothetical protein (Evidence 4 : Homologs of previously reported genes of unknown function) yields MKKERTKGFISGILVSALVFSLIGSAAATIAQRTLTANYNDIKISVNGTPISPTDAKGNPVKPFAVNGTTYLPVRAIGNALGLDVDWDNKTNTAILVVFRLRVYSVRLHSTPRFLQDT; encoded by the coding sequence ATGAAAAAGGAACGAACGAAGGGGTTTATTTCTGGCATCCTCGTCTCCGCACTGGTCTTTTCCCTTATCGGGTCCGCAGCAGCAACCATCGCACAACGCACCCTAACAGCAAACTATAATGACATCAAGATTTCGGTGAACGGAACGCCTATCTCCCCCACCGACGCCAAGGGGAATCCAGTTAAGCCCTTTGCTGTCAATGGCACCACCTATCTCCCTGTCCGCGCAATAGGTAATGCTCTTGGGCTAGATGTAGACTGGGACAACAAAACAAATACCGCAATTCTTGTTGTATTCCGACTCCGGGTTTACAGCGTTAGACTCCATTCAACTCCTCGGTTTTTACAAGATACTTGA
- a CDS encoding Metallo-beta-lactamase domain protein (fragment), with translation MECHVRYTPITVPTAGDRYSFGSSYFDILGPINSSDEPNNTSIVLKLTFGKISFLFTGDAERDEEQDILSAGYDLSATVLKVGHHGSDTSTTYPFLREIMPQYAVISVGQGNTYGHPTEDTLSRLRDADVTTYRTDIQGTIICTSDGETVSFSTERNADVDTLDFSTADGKYGQSVVPSKNEDPSPSPSPAPVTPVTPASAGTTYILNTNTYKFHYPSCSSVDQMKDSNKKSYTGTRDDIISMGYVPCKKCNP, from the coding sequence ATGGAGTGCCATGTCCGCTATACCCCAATCACCGTTCCTACTGCTGGTGATCGCTATTCCTTTGGCAGCTCTTACTTTGATATTTTGGGGCCCATCAACAGCTCTGATGAGCCTAACAATACCTCAATCGTCTTGAAACTGACCTTCGGAAAAATATCTTTTCTATTCACTGGAGACGCCGAGCGAGACGAAGAACAGGATATTCTTAGCGCTGGGTATGATCTATCGGCCACCGTCTTAAAGGTTGGGCACCACGGTAGTGACACCAGCACCACATATCCTTTCCTGCGCGAAATTATGCCGCAGTACGCCGTAATAAGCGTTGGACAGGGGAATACCTATGGACACCCTACAGAGGACACCTTAAGCCGCCTGCGCGACGCTGACGTGACTACATATCGCACTGACATACAGGGAACTATCATCTGTACCAGCGATGGAGAAACCGTCTCTTTTTCCACCGAAAGAAATGCAGACGTGGACACCCTCGACTTCTCTACTGCTGATGGTAAATACGGCCAGAGTGTTGTACCCAGCAAAAACGAAGATCCCTCTCCCTCTCCTTCCCCCGCACCGGTAACCCCAGTAACTCCTGCAAGCGCAGGAACTACCTACATCCTCAATACCAACACCTATAAGTTCCATTATCCATCTTGCTCCAGCGTGGACCAGATGAAAGATAGCAATAAGAAGTCCTACACTGGAACTCGTGACGACATAATTTCAATGGGATACGTGCCATGTAAGAAGTGCAATCCTTAG